In a genomic window of Myxococcota bacterium:
- a CDS encoding TetR family transcriptional regulator, giving the protein MSLGGAEEISDGRVRRGARNREAIVEALFELIGEGVIQPTAEQVAERAGVRVRTVFRHFDDMAGLNAELDRRIRSEVMPLLKWEPTGDVAARTRELVQHRAAAFERAAPYKRSGDAQRWRRDYLQTQHETLVRELRRSLFVVLPELRDADDDLQAAFELVVSFEAWMRLRHDQRLGTERAQAAMETAALAVVSRLDA; this is encoded by the coding sequence ATGAGTCTGGGTGGAGCCGAGGAGATTTCCGATGGGCGGGTGCGACGTGGTGCGCGCAACCGCGAGGCCATCGTCGAGGCGCTCTTCGAGCTGATCGGCGAGGGCGTCATCCAGCCCACCGCCGAGCAGGTGGCCGAGCGCGCCGGCGTCCGGGTGCGCACCGTGTTCCGCCACTTCGACGACATGGCCGGCCTGAACGCCGAGCTCGACCGCCGCATCCGCAGCGAGGTGATGCCGCTCCTGAAGTGGGAGCCCACCGGCGACGTCGCCGCGCGGACCCGCGAGCTGGTCCAGCACCGCGCCGCCGCCTTCGAGCGCGCCGCGCCCTACAAGCGCTCGGGCGACGCCCAGCGCTGGCGCCGCGACTACCTCCAAACCCAGCACGAGACGCTCGTGCGCGAGCTGCGGCGCAGCCTGTTCGTGGTGCTGCCCGAGCTGCGCGACGCGGATGACGACCTCCAGGCCGCCTTCGAGCTGGTGGTGTCCTTCGAAGCGTGGATGCGCCTGCGCCACGACCAACGCCTGGGCACCGAGCGCGCCCAGGCGGCGATGGAGACCGCGGCGCTCGCGGTCGTCTCCCGCCTCGACGCGTAG
- the soxC gene encoding sulfite dehydrogenase, which translates to MTEWRAIAGGGLLDRRAFLTASLAVPGALSLGAAPTNEPWLSRPGTPPSGYGNPAPGEGGVARLIHTDYPGIAPGAGVSFTPLHQLRGRLTPNGLHFERHHAGIPAIGADQHQLVIHGAVDRPLAFRVEDLLRYPMESELAFLECSGNSLLLAGDAVPEVPSGVIHGLLSCSEWTGVRLGVLLEEAGIRPDAAWGIAEGGDAARMNRSIPRAKLLGDALVALYQNGERLRPEQGYPLRLFLPGWEGNTSIKWLRRLELRATPVHSREETSKYSDRMADGSVRQFSFEMGVKSIVTHPSPGAGLAGPGLYELSGLAWSGAGRVRRVEVSADGGASWADAVLEEPNLPRCLVRFRLPWRWNGAPSQIVSRATDETGAVQPTRDAWRAGYAAGQIYHYNAVGAWQVHADGRVTNAFV; encoded by the coding sequence GTGACCGAATGGCGTGCGATCGCCGGCGGTGGCCTGCTCGACCGGCGGGCCTTTCTGACCGCGAGCCTGGCCGTGCCGGGCGCCCTGTCGCTGGGCGCCGCGCCGACGAACGAGCCCTGGCTTTCACGCCCGGGCACGCCACCGAGCGGTTACGGCAACCCGGCTCCGGGTGAAGGCGGCGTCGCGCGGCTGATCCACACCGACTACCCGGGCATTGCTCCCGGCGCTGGCGTCTCCTTCACACCGCTGCACCAACTGCGCGGGCGGCTGACACCCAACGGCCTCCACTTCGAACGACACCACGCGGGCATTCCCGCCATCGGCGCCGACCAACACCAGCTGGTGATCCACGGCGCCGTCGACCGGCCGCTCGCGTTCCGGGTGGAAGACCTGCTGCGCTACCCGATGGAGTCCGAACTCGCCTTCCTCGAATGTTCGGGAAACAGCCTGCTGCTCGCGGGCGACGCCGTGCCCGAGGTGCCGTCGGGCGTCATCCATGGGCTCCTCTCGTGCAGCGAGTGGACCGGCGTGCGCCTGGGCGTCCTGCTCGAAGAAGCGGGCATCCGTCCCGACGCGGCCTGGGGCATCGCCGAAGGCGGCGACGCGGCGCGCATGAACCGCAGCATCCCGCGCGCGAAGCTCCTGGGCGATGCGCTCGTCGCGCTCTACCAGAACGGCGAGCGGCTGCGGCCCGAGCAGGGCTACCCGCTGCGGCTGTTCCTCCCCGGCTGGGAGGGCAACACCAGCATCAAGTGGCTGCGCCGGCTCGAGCTGCGCGCGACGCCGGTGCACTCGCGCGAAGAGACGTCGAAGTACAGCGACCGCATGGCCGACGGCAGCGTGCGGCAGTTCAGCTTCGAGATGGGCGTGAAGTCGATCGTCACCCACCCCTCGCCGGGCGCCGGGCTCGCCGGCCCGGGGCTCTACGAGCTCTCGGGCCTCGCCTGGTCGGGCGCGGGGCGCGTGCGCCGCGTGGAAGTCAGCGCCGACGGGGGCGCCAGCTGGGCCGACGCCGTCCTCGAAGAGCCGAACCTGCCGCGTTGTCTCGTGCGCTTCCGCTTGCCCTGGCGGTGGAACGGTGCGCCCAGCCAGATCGTGTCGCGGGCCACCGACGAGACCGGCGCCGTGCAACCCACCCGCGACGCCTGGCGCGCGGGGTATGCGGCGGGGCAGATCTATCACTACAACGCAGTGGGCGCCTGGCAGGTGCACGCCGACGGCCGGGTGACGAATGCGTTCGTCTAG
- a CDS encoding cytochrome c has translation MRSSSGAWIALAAVACAAPPPAVAPASHATGPGLGTPVSADAIAARDIDADAWGAGLPPGSGSAREGKDLYASQCARCHGLAGDDGPADALVTREGGAPRLTVGNYWPYAPTLFDYLRRAMPYDRPGSLDNDALYALTAYLLAENGIVADDAVLDQETLPQVVMPGRARFPDPAPAAHPDAAAR, from the coding sequence ATGCGTTCGTCTAGCGGCGCGTGGATCGCGCTCGCCGCGGTCGCGTGCGCAGCGCCACCGCCGGCGGTCGCGCCTGCAAGCCACGCCACCGGCCCCGGCCTCGGCACGCCGGTGAGCGCCGACGCGATCGCCGCCCGGGACATCGACGCCGACGCCTGGGGCGCAGGACTGCCGCCGGGCAGCGGCAGCGCGCGCGAAGGGAAGGACCTCTACGCGAGCCAGTGCGCGCGCTGCCATGGCCTCGCCGGCGACGACGGGCCCGCCGACGCGCTCGTCACCCGCGAAGGCGGCGCGCCGCGGCTCACCGTCGGCAACTATTGGCCCTACGCGCCCACCCTCTTCGACTACCTGCGCCGCGCCATGCCCTACGACCGCCCGGGCAGCCTCGACAACGACGCGCTCTACGCCCTCACGGCCTACCTGCTCGCCGAGAACGGCATCGTCGCCGACGACGCGGTGCTCGATCAGGAAACCCTGCCCCAGGTGGTGATGCCCGGTCGCGCGCGCTTCCCCGACCCGGCGCCCGCCGCCCATCCGGACGCGGCAGCACGCTAG
- a CDS encoding alpha-hydroxy acid oxidase → MFDTLRSVLRFRRFELDPVERRLLRCASVEDLRAAAKRRLPQGVFDYIDGGAESEHTLARNTAAFDRLEFSPRVLQGLESIDPSTTLLGKPLPMPLALAPTGFTRMADPLAGELAVARAASAAGVPYSLSTLSTRSIEEVAEVASGPKWFQVYAWRDRGMVKEMVQRAAAAGYEALLLTVDTAVLGRRERDVRTGFTLPPKLGPETLLDGVLHPGWTFDLLRSEPIVFANVAGRAVGDGSDPVSLADYINTQFDSSLGWGDVAWLQSVWNGPIVLKGIQCVDDAVRAADAGIPAVALSNHGGRQLDHAPPPLELVEAVVDAVGDRLEVICDGGVRRGSDVAKALALGARAGWIGRAYLYAVAVGGERGVARLLADFDESLRRTLTLLGCSRVSDLTRDHVRWREVALEA, encoded by the coding sequence GTGTTCGACACCCTGCGATCCGTGCTGCGCTTCCGCCGCTTCGAACTCGACCCGGTGGAGCGACGGCTCCTCCGCTGCGCCAGTGTCGAAGATCTGCGCGCGGCGGCGAAGCGGCGACTCCCGCAAGGCGTCTTCGACTACATCGACGGCGGCGCCGAGTCCGAACACACCCTCGCCCGCAACACCGCGGCCTTCGACCGCCTCGAGTTCTCGCCGCGCGTTCTGCAGGGCCTGGAGAGCATCGACCCGAGCACGACGCTGCTCGGGAAGCCCCTGCCGATGCCGCTGGCCCTCGCGCCGACGGGCTTCACCCGTATGGCCGATCCGCTCGCCGGCGAGCTCGCGGTGGCCCGCGCCGCGAGCGCCGCGGGGGTTCCGTACAGCTTGTCGACGCTGAGCACGCGCTCGATCGAAGAGGTCGCCGAAGTCGCGTCCGGGCCGAAGTGGTTCCAGGTCTACGCCTGGCGCGACCGCGGCATGGTGAAGGAGATGGTCCAGCGCGCGGCGGCCGCGGGCTACGAAGCCCTGCTCCTCACCGTCGACACGGCGGTGCTCGGTCGCCGCGAACGCGACGTGCGCACCGGCTTCACACTGCCGCCGAAACTGGGCCCCGAGACCCTCCTCGACGGAGTGCTCCACCCGGGCTGGACCTTCGATCTCTTGCGCTCGGAACCGATCGTGTTCGCGAACGTCGCCGGGCGCGCCGTCGGCGACGGCTCAGATCCGGTTTCGCTCGCCGACTACATCAACACCCAGTTCGATTCGTCCCTCGGCTGGGGTGACGTCGCCTGGCTGCAGTCGGTGTGGAACGGGCCGATCGTCTTGAAGGGCATCCAGTGCGTCGACGATGCGGTGCGCGCCGCCGACGCCGGCATCCCGGCCGTCGCGCTCTCGAACCACGGCGGACGCCAGCTCGACCATGCACCGCCGCCCCTCGAACTCGTGGAAGCCGTCGTCGACGCGGTGGGCGACCGCCTCGAAGTGATCTGCGACGGCGGCGTGCGACGCGGCAGCGACGTGGCGAAAGCGCTGGCGCTGGGCGCGCGCGCCGGCTGGATCGGGCGCGCCTATCTCTATGCGGTGGCGGTCGGCGGGGAGCGCGGGGTCGCACGGCTGCTCGCCGACTTCGACGAGAGCCTACGCCGCACACTGACGCTGCTCGGCTGTTCGCGCGTCTCCGACCTGACGCGCGATCACGTGCGTTGGCGCGAGGTCGCGCTCGAGGCGTGA
- a CDS encoding DUF4097 family beta strand repeat-containing protein, giving the protein MKQTLTPAWRGMALGIGILLLGLAPARADRFEELYPVSPEPHIDIEILHGRVEVQGSPSPVVRVRAHGGDLEVEGDEDQLSIRVPVRGFRPWNWKRQGVRLRLEVPYQSDLTVKTVHGPIEVEDVDGVLDLHAASGRIEVTGAPREARLETLNAEIDYEGDGGEVVARSINGNIELRGVGGEVDVSTMSGRIEVEGEELERVDLETMAGNIELDASLAEDARVHSKSYSGRVQMRLPKDTSARFSIESFSGEVRSEFAGTFEPPRGQRVRNTVGEGNARIDIESFSGGVRIEEDDGKARERRRERREDRRERRRERREARAEQALERAERAREAEEKALEARREEDEKVREARREAEEKAEEARREAEQKADEARRKAEEKAEEARQKAEEARRKDWEDAEPDPWLEPMTRDVP; this is encoded by the coding sequence ATGAAGCAGACGCTCACCCCCGCCTGGCGAGGCATGGCCCTCGGCATCGGCATCCTGCTGCTGGGGTTGGCCCCGGCGCGGGCCGATCGCTTCGAGGAGCTCTACCCGGTCTCGCCCGAACCCCACATCGACATCGAGATCCTGCACGGTCGCGTCGAGGTGCAGGGGTCGCCCAGCCCCGTCGTACGCGTGCGCGCGCACGGGGGCGACCTCGAAGTGGAGGGCGACGAAGACCAGCTCTCGATCCGCGTCCCGGTGCGGGGCTTCCGTCCCTGGAACTGGAAGCGGCAAGGCGTGCGGTTGCGCCTGGAGGTGCCCTACCAGAGCGACCTCACGGTGAAGACGGTGCACGGCCCGATCGAGGTCGAAGACGTCGACGGGGTGCTCGACCTCCACGCGGCGAGCGGCCGCATCGAAGTGACCGGCGCTCCGCGTGAAGCGCGCCTCGAGACGCTGAACGCCGAGATCGACTACGAGGGCGATGGCGGTGAAGTGGTGGCGCGCAGCATCAACGGCAACATCGAGCTGCGCGGTGTGGGGGGAGAGGTGGACGTGTCGACCATGAGTGGTCGCATCGAAGTGGAGGGCGAGGAGCTCGAACGCGTCGACCTCGAGACGATGGCTGGGAACATCGAGCTCGATGCATCGCTCGCCGAGGACGCGCGGGTCCACAGCAAGAGCTACAGCGGCCGGGTGCAGATGCGGCTGCCGAAGGACACCTCGGCGCGCTTCTCGATCGAGAGCTTCAGCGGCGAGGTGCGCTCGGAGTTCGCGGGCACCTTCGAGCCGCCGCGGGGCCAGCGGGTGCGGAACACGGTGGGGGAGGGCAACGCGCGCATCGACATCGAGAGCTTCAGCGGTGGCGTGCGGATAGAGGAGGACGACGGCAAGGCGCGCGAGCGCCGGCGTGAACGTCGTGAAGATCGCCGTGAACGACGCCGGGAACGTCGCGAAGCCCGAGCCGAACAGGCCCTGGAGCGCGCCGAGCGTGCGCGTGAGGCCGAAGAGAAGGCGTTGGAAGCGCGACGGGAAGAAGACGAGAAGGTGCGTGAAGCGCGGCGCGAGGCCGAGGAGAAGGCCGAAGAGGCGCGCCGCGAAGCCGAGCAGAAAGCGGACGAGGCCCGGCGCAAGGCCGAGGAGAAGGCGGAAGAAGCCCGGCAGAAAGCCGAAGAAGCCCGCCGCAAGGACTGGGAAGACGCCGAGCCCGATCCTTGGCTCGAGCCGATGACCCGCGACGTGCCCTAG
- a CDS encoding RNA polymerase sigma factor: MSETSIEDRDPAEESSRDRSGSDAEVVRRAAAGDVEAFETLYRTHVPRIHGLCLRMARDRNEADELTQQTFVRAWERLGSFRGDAAFSTWLHRVAVNVVISEMRARGRWRERHTDEVPTDLVSLPTGALEGTDLDLERAIAGLSTQARLVFWLHDVLGYKHQEIADTTGLAVGTSKAHLHRARRLLREELS; encoded by the coding sequence TTGAGCGAGACCTCCATCGAAGATCGCGACCCCGCAGAGGAGTCGTCGCGGGATCGCTCGGGCAGCGACGCCGAGGTGGTGCGCCGCGCTGCCGCCGGCGACGTGGAGGCCTTCGAAACCCTCTACCGCACCCACGTGCCCCGCATCCACGGGCTCTGCCTCCGGATGGCGCGGGACCGCAACGAGGCCGACGAGTTGACCCAACAGACCTTCGTCCGCGCCTGGGAGCGCTTGGGGTCGTTTCGCGGCGACGCCGCCTTCTCCACCTGGTTGCACCGCGTGGCCGTGAACGTCGTGATCAGCGAGATGCGCGCGCGCGGACGCTGGCGCGAACGCCACACCGACGAGGTGCCGACGGATCTGGTGTCGCTGCCAACCGGCGCCCTCGAAGGCACGGACCTGGACCTCGAACGGGCGATCGCGGGGCTGTCGACCCAGGCGCGCCTCGTCTTCTGGCTGCACGACGTGCTCGGGTACAAGCATCAGGAAATCGCCGACACGACCGGTCTCGCCGTCGGGACGTCGAAGGCACATCTGCATCGCGCGCGCCGCTTGCTGAGAGAGGAGCTGTCTTGA
- a CDS encoding DUF4097 family beta strand repeat-containing protein produces the protein MTSSLTLPMLSHLRPTLAGATPPRRARRGRGIQNGLGVGGALALFLMGSDAQAEWTEREFDVSQGGRLVLDASIGSVHVQTHDRDQVEVLVARRGPFPLPDLEMRQEGGDVYIESRDVPVVDWLPAWAGRRVRFEVTVPAHYSIEIETGRGSITVEDAAGHIEARTGHGRVQFQNLEGTLEARSQGGAIEIDECRGSVDLVTGGGAIDIEDVEGDITAHTQGGRVRVRDAQGDLDLRTGGGSIRIDGAQGNVVAHSGGGSIHVHFEDGPEGNLETSGGDIEVWFPAGEAASLEVAAGGGPIEVEHPLHLNGAAVQGALAGDVNGGGGALELRTGGGSVRVREL, from the coding sequence ATGACCAGCTCACTCACCCTGCCCATGCTCTCCCACCTGCGACCGACACTGGCCGGGGCCACGCCGCCGAGGCGGGCGCGGCGCGGGCGCGGAATCCAGAACGGCCTCGGGGTGGGCGGCGCCCTCGCCCTGTTCTTGATGGGGAGCGACGCCCAGGCCGAGTGGACCGAGCGCGAATTCGACGTGAGCCAGGGCGGCCGTTTGGTGCTCGACGCCAGCATCGGCTCGGTCCACGTCCAGACCCACGACCGCGACCAGGTCGAAGTGCTCGTCGCGCGGCGCGGCCCCTTCCCGCTCCCCGATCTCGAGATGCGCCAGGAAGGTGGCGACGTCTACATCGAGTCCCGCGACGTCCCCGTCGTCGACTGGCTGCCGGCCTGGGCCGGACGTCGCGTGCGCTTCGAGGTGACGGTTCCGGCGCACTACTCGATCGAGATCGAGACCGGTCGGGGCTCGATCACCGTCGAGGATGCGGCGGGGCACATCGAAGCGCGCACGGGGCATGGGCGGGTCCAGTTCCAGAACCTGGAGGGGACGCTCGAGGCACGTAGCCAGGGCGGCGCCATCGAGATCGACGAGTGTCGCGGCAGCGTCGACCTCGTGACCGGGGGCGGGGCGATCGACATCGAAGACGTGGAAGGCGACATCACGGCCCACACCCAGGGTGGACGCGTACGGGTGCGCGATGCCCAGGGCGACCTCGACCTCCGCACCGGCGGCGGTTCGATTCGCATCGACGGGGCCCAGGGAAACGTCGTGGCCCACAGCGGCGGCGGCTCGATCCACGTGCATTTCGAAGACGGGCCCGAGGGCAACCTCGAAACGTCGGGGGGCGACATCGAGGTCTGGTTCCCGGCCGGGGAAGCAGCCTCGCTCGAGGTGGCGGCAGGCGGTGGCCCGATCGAGGTGGAGCACCCGCTGCACCTGAACGGCGCCGCGGTGCAGGGCGCGCTGGCCGGTGACGTGAACGGCGGCGGTGGAGCCCTCGAACTGCGAACCGGCGGCGGCTCGGTGCGGGTGCGCGAGCTCTAA
- a CDS encoding PEP-CTERM sorting domain-containing protein encodes MSLVVRSLRTHWLLPIALVFWVLPSLASAAGITGLSIQAGIVDNPAAQMTITDAMIQGRIDAEELALTNNPDGTITLSGNTTFAMGAWSLDISEITFDPDPIVSIVGGLTNLSGVNQDFFVQTSIPIVPVAPSSLIGGSTVLSYVDANLNGGGMTNVTGGASGFAGLIDGIEVLTLLDTFNLVPITDSASETLGLPGPTIPGPAGNVSIGVLNRFNLSPGDQATYNSIFQVEIVPEPGTAALLGLGLVAMSWVRRKA; translated from the coding sequence ATGTCTCTCGTTGTCCGATCCCTCCGGACGCATTGGCTGCTCCCGATCGCGCTGGTCTTCTGGGTTCTCCCGAGCCTCGCGTCCGCAGCCGGAATCACGGGCCTGTCCATCCAGGCCGGCATCGTCGACAACCCGGCGGCGCAGATGACCATCACCGACGCGATGATCCAGGGCCGGATCGACGCGGAGGAGCTGGCCCTGACGAACAACCCGGACGGCACCATCACGCTGTCCGGCAACACGACGTTCGCGATGGGTGCCTGGTCGCTCGACATCTCCGAGATCACCTTCGACCCCGACCCGATCGTGTCGATCGTCGGCGGGCTCACGAACCTCTCGGGCGTCAACCAGGACTTCTTCGTTCAGACGAGCATCCCGATCGTACCGGTCGCACCGAGTTCGCTGATCGGCGGGTCGACCGTGCTCTCCTACGTCGACGCGAACCTCAACGGCGGCGGCATGACGAACGTCACCGGCGGCGCCTCGGGCTTCGCGGGTCTGATCGACGGGATCGAAGTGTTGACCCTGCTCGACACCTTCAACCTCGTCCCGATCACCGACAGCGCGTCCGAGACCCTCGGTCTGCCCGGGCCGACGATCCCCGGCCCGGCCGGCAACGTCTCGATCGGCGTGCTCAACCGGTTCAACCTGAGTCCCGGAGACCAGGCCACCTACAACAGCATCTTCCAGGTCGAGATCGTTCCCGAGCCCGGCACGGCAGCGCTGCTGGGCCTGGGCCTGGTCGCGATGAGTTGGGTGCGCCGCAAGGCCTAG